Within Spinacia oleracea cultivar Varoflay chromosome 4, BTI_SOV_V1, whole genome shotgun sequence, the genomic segment GGTTTATCTTTCTCATCTCTTACCATGAATTCTCACCAGTTTTTAGAATCTTAATTTGTTTCAAAGGAGCCCTTTTCTAGAAGGAGTTTGATAAAATTTAATCTTCATCAATAATTAATGCATTTGTGGGTGTTCAAACATGCGATGGATGTAATCTGAGCTAAAAAGTTGGATGGTTGTAACTTGGAAGACTGTATTTTTCCTTAGATGCTACTTGGTAGGGTTATCTTAATACAATCTTGTAAGAGTTTGACGAGAAATACTTTATGGTTAGGGTTTTGCGATGCTTGGATAATTCATTTCATGAGGCGGGATGCGGTTTGTTTACCTAAGGTTGAAGGTGGGTACCGGCTTTCTGTGGCTGATATAAAAAGTGGTTTCACTGGTCAAATGTTTGTAACATTTCCTTTTCTGTTGTGTTACTAATCATAAGTATGCATGGAAGGGAAATGGATAGGTATCTCATTAGGCTATGTTTTGTACGTTGTGTGTGGCCTATGAATGAAATCCAGATGGGGCCTTTTTAGTGGGAAATGGTTATCGTATCAGGTCTTGAGAGGATGTATAGATAGGGAGCTGAcatttttgcatttgttttatcACCGTTTCTCAATTTTTTCTTTGCGTCAAGATTCTATTTTGTTCACTTTTAATCTTCGAAAATCTTAGGATCGTCATTACGGAGGCCACCCAGTGTATGGAGGAGCTTACCATGTTGGTTAAGGCTTAGAGGCTCAGaataatcaagagtttttgcaGCTAATTGTTTACAGACTGTTTTTATGCAACTTTGTTTTTGTTGCTCGACTTCACCACCTCTATACCCCCCTTTTCGTGTGGGCAATTACTTAGGGAAAGTATAGGTTTCTTTTTCAGTTGATTTATTAAAAACTAGCTTTATGTAAAGTTCACATGATATGCTCTAGGAAGGAAGCAAGGTTGGTTCTAGAATCTTGTGTGCATGTCTTCCTTTGATTTTAGCTGGCTCAATATCTTTGGAGGAAGCTTTTTTATTTGCGTGTGAAGTTATGAGTTTGCCCCTTTGTATAGTGAAATTGTTGCATATGTGCAGTGTGTATGTGAGGTTTATGGGTTTGCTCTTTCCCGTGGTGGAATTGTCGCACAAGTGCGTGTCATTATGGCAAAATGGGATTCTACCGTTAACGTAGCACTTTATTCCACTACCTTAACAAAAAAAGGTTTATTTATTCATTTTAAATTTAGGCTTAAAATCTCACATTCTTAAGGTTTTGCTACCGCTTGACAGAATCCGAAAGTACTTGATCAAAGAACCACATGTCAGTGTAATCACTCCCCCTTCTCCGGCAAAGGACTGTCCTCCTCTCCTCTTCCTTCTATGTTGACCTCTCTCCTCCCAAACGTGCCCCTCCCTCTCCTCCGATGAATGACGAATCTTCTGTGCCCCCACTTCTCCATGATTCTGCTCCCTTCTCCATCGAGTCTTCACCCCTCATCCTCTCCTCCCTACTCCAGCATACCACAAACTTCTGACAGCCTGACAGTGCTAATGTAGAAGTTAGGGACTGGGTCAATTTGGTGTGTAGGGTGGTGGTTGAGGGTTTGGTAAACGCTGGTGAAGGATGGGAGGCAGAATGGCAACGGTGGCTAAAGCAGAGGCAGATGGTAATGGGTTGGTGGTGGTTTGGGAAATTGGTGGGGATGTGTTTGTGGGCCCGTTTTCCGGAGTGTTTGACAGATTACGTCAAGTGGTTACATTACCTTAAGTTTCTGCACTTTAAAGGTAgttttttgaatatttgtttttgttaGATATTCATGTGAATAAAGTACTACATATAGGGTagtcttttgattttttttctaataATAAAATTGTAGATGTCTTAAGGTtacattagaccaatttttGTGTTGGATATGTTAGTCCTTTTGCATTACAATTACGTGTAAGAATGCAAACAATCCATCAATACAAAAAATCCatcaaaaaaagaaagaaagaatgcAAACAATCCATTCTTTTCCTTCTTTGTCgtattttctttgttttaaaaaaataacgAATGCTCTGATGATTCTGAATTCTAATGCTCCTGACTTGGCAGAGCTCGATCAGCTATTGGAGGATGCACCGTTGCCATTCATCATGCAGCATGCCACTAAACTTTCTAATGTCAGAAAAAGAGTATCATCATTAAATTTACTCTTAAGATCTGTACAACATCGTCTTGATAATATCGACCGTATGATGTCTATTGGCTCACTTGGTATGTGACTTCTcctttttgttattcaattttcGAAATTTTGTTTAATTGGCTGAGATGGAATTTTATTGGTGGCTAGTTTAATGAGTGGAACGAAAATTAAGACAACTTTTTACCTGTTTACTTTATTCTGGGGGGAGCTTTCCATGTAAGGAAGAACTTCATCTAACTTAGTTCAAGTGATTACATCTCTACCGTGAAGAAGTCCGGATTCCTTTTAAATTGTTTGCACAGTTTATGTAGCTGTATTCTCTTATGCTTAGACATCTTATTGACGAAGGCATTTACAATTAATATAGGCGGCTCTTCCGTAATATTGATTTAATGCCTTTACAAGCCATTTTAGACTTTACCATGCATATTGTCAGTATTACATTTTGTTTTGAAAGGAGAAAATCATTGCTGAGCCATTCATCAATTTGCTGAGACATTTTAGACTTTGTCATACAAATCATCCATCAATCTTTCTTATATTGTCAGTATTATATTTTGTTTTGAAAGGAGAATGATGCCTATCTAGACCTTCTAACTATGTAGCCTGGTAAGTCAAGCTCGTTTGAGTAATATGTTACTATGGGATATTATCGAGTCAGTGAAAATAATTGGTTGTTTAagctataaaataataaataaaatatatgatGAATAAAGACTCTAGCATCAAGTAACCCCACTAATATGAATCAAGGCAATTCTTGATCCTTTCCCCTAACTAACCAGATTATATTCAACAGGATAGATTCGCTCTATATCAATACTAataatttatttcattcaattaatgACTTCCCTAATAATACAAACCTGCCTATTTTCATAGAGTCAAGCAAATCAAGGAAATTAAGCACATCATCCTATGAATCCTAGTAAGAACTACACATTATTAAATGTTACCTTTGGAGAAGGTTGTTTGTGCTTCATGAGGAAAGTTAGGTTTTCCTTTCAGAGATATTTGGATATTGGATTGACTGCAAATTTTCTTTAGGGGGTTTGGAACTCTTTATAAATCCGTCTTCTGCCATTGCGGTGCTTCTAGTTTTGCAGAGCCCGACTCCTTGAACTCGTGCTGGAAAACAATGAATCCATGACCTACCTTACTCCATTGTTGCCCGGTTTACCCAAGAATCATATCAAGAGCACACAACAACCCGTAAGAGTACATGATTCGCAAATGATCACAATACGCACAAATGCAATGCAAATACCCTAATCCTACATGAAAAAGCATCCTaaaatctatgtaaatatgttaGGATTAAGACTTATCAGAGAACATGTAAGATTGACTAGCCCAATGGTTAAGTGATGCCATGTGACTGTGTGGACTGATTTGACAACGTTTTCTAGTATAGATTCCACTAAAACTTCCAATTGtcactccctccgtattttgtTAGGAGTTACATATTGACAAAGATTAAGGAAGGTGAGTTGATTTTCTTATAATAATGCTGCAAGTGGTGGATGTGTTAATTCTTTATTGTAAATATTTGATAGTGGgtgaataatttatttatttaaaaaaaatattgtgagTATGTGTGAGGACCATGGGAGGGAGAAAGATAATAAACAACGGGGGAGTGAGGACCTTGGGTGTAATATTTTAATGTAGAATTTATCAAAAAGGGAAATGTAACTCCTAAAAATGACAAATTTTGTGTCAGACCGCCTGACAGGAAATACTGCTTTGTTGGCAGCCTTGTTGGCGCGCACGCTGACttcatgatttttatgataaaacACTACTCCTTTAATTCTTGAATGTTAGCCCCCTTTCTTAATTgagttgttcttttttattagtCTCTTTTGAAATCTTTCCTTATTTGTCCAACATATATCCCCTTTATACCCTTTTTAATATCCCAAAGGCCCACTTGTTTACTTTCAAGCAAACTTTTATCCCCATCAAATCCCTCAATATTTATCTCTCCTACACACATGAGTTAAATTTTATTGAAATTCATGTGACAATTGTACTTTTGTTGGATTGTCTTagattccaaaagggactaacattcaagaatagagggagtaattttttaatttttttttgataatttttttttttgtactaactaaactagagtaaaacataactaaaagtaataaaatcataactaattgaataacaaaatagttaaggtataaagacaatAGTTAACCTTGTGAGTCAAATAGTTGTGAATTTTAAACAAACTTATTACTAACTAAAACTCagaaaattataactaaaactcataaaatcttaactaattagttccaatgcttaactaattagttccagtgaaataattagttccattgtttaactaattggttccataactacttccattgcttaactaattggttccagtgcttaactaattggtttattgcttaactaattggtctcagtgcttaactaattggttccaatgcttaactaattggtcccAGTGCTAACCAAttggttccagtgcttaactaatcccgtaactaaaactcaaaaagccttaactaaaaccaagaagaGGAGCATTAGTTTGCCCATATCTTGAAACAAGAAAATTGTAACTAAAACCCAGAGAACCtaaactaaaaccaagaaaaccTTAACTAAGAGCAAAAAACCCGTAACTAAAACATCATTATTCTTAACTACGGAGTAAATGTTTTGAAATCACACCTAAAACTCAGAAATAAAAAGTGTAATTATACCGTTTTATTTCATAACTAAATGTAACAAAGGTATAACTAAACCGAAATTAGAATAATAACTAAACATGAATAATAGGATATAACTAAACATAAGCATAACTAAATCTGTCAAATCAAATTAGAGGCTTGTAAACATTAATCGGAGGAATCAAGCAAAGTAAGTTCAACATCTTCATATCCTAAGGGTTTTAGCAGCTCCAACAAGGGATTTCTTTCGACCTTGCTGAAAATGTTAACAGCCTCATTGTTGATTTCTCTTCAACCTCGGTGTAGAATTTCTGCCCTTTGCAAGTCCTGCACGGTTACCTTCGGTGGTAACAATGCGGCGTCGAGAGAACCTCCACCGCCATCTCCGTGCTGCATCCGCCGTTGCGAGATTGGACCGTCGAGATCAGGTCACatcaaaaatataattaatcaaATCTGCATAAACTGAACAAACAAAAACCTAATCAAATTCTTTGTATTTGACACAAAAACTTACTCGAAACTATCACTTGCTTGTGCTAACTCGTGCGACCAGCTTCGACCAATTGAAACCACCGCCTTCCCTAACAGCACCGAGCCGCACCTCCACCACCGCCTGTCAGaaaatcgaaaaaaataaattcaacaaaagtaataaaaaacctaatcgtaacaaaaaaaaattggcgAGCAAATGAGAAATTGATTCATCATAAACtgaaaaatcaaaaccctaactgAAGGAGAAAGACGGAAGCCGAGTCAACAATTTCTCAGCTTAGCCCTAACCGCCTCGCCTCCCTTTCCCCGCCGCCATCTTGAACTAGCATTCCCTGTCACGATCCTCCAACCTCTCAGTCGTTCAATTACCGAAACACTAGAGATCTGAAATCAGGAGGTTAATCCGCTTCCGTTGCCTCCATCATTGATGACGGAATGACCGCCTTGCTGACCACTCCATCATCCGCCTCCATTGCTTCCACCATAGCCACCTTCAACTCTGTTTTAGCCTCCATCTCACCTCCGCCGCTGCGAGATAACCACAACCTCAGCTCCACTTGTTCATTGGTTATGGAGGAGAGAGATGAGAATTCGGCAGAAATAGAGGTCGGAGAAAACATGGCGCAGAGAGatcttgaggagagagagaggggcagAGAGatcttgaggagagagaaaaggaatgaaaaagtatgtatatattttccccccaaaaaaaatGCTGATGTCAGAAATTATATGGCAGCTTGGATGACATGGAGGTGGTATTTCCTGTCAGAAcgtcttatataaaagtttgtaccTAAAAAGTACGGAGGGATTACATCATAGGACTAGTCCAGAATACTatttacactttcctttttcatttGTCCACATTAGTTTATTTTGGCAATTAAAAGGGAGAATTTATTACCAAAAGTAATCAGTTCAATGAAAAAGGCGTACAAAAAAGCCTCAAGagcaaaaagaacaaacagcaACAAGATGTATTACACCTCAAGAGCTAACAATTAAGCATTAGTTGCACTTGCTGGTCACTAGATCTACATGCTAGTTTAAATATATCTCGTTGAAGATTGCATCAGAAGTTTTGCAACTCTAGGAGAAAATTTGCCCATTCCACTGCAGCCACAGGTTGTAAATACATTCAGCAAAGCACATCAGGTACAACTTGAACTTGGGTATGCTCCACAGTTGCCCCATGCAGACCACAGAACACACAAACATCAGAAGAGACAACCTGCCAACTATGCCAGGCCAAAGGTCTGTCCATTGTTGGCAGTCTGTCCATAGTAAGCCAAGTAATAAAATGTTTCCATGGAGTAACTCTGTTGTTGCAACTAACTTTGCTCCAAGGTACCTATTCATGGTTGCGAGAAAGCAGCTGATACATGGCTTTGATAGAAAAAACACCACCCTTAACAACTCTGCTCCAGCCACCAACTGCAACCACTAACTCCCAGCAGCTGAATGTTTCCTCAAGAACCATGAAATTGTACTAGGACATTGATAACTATCAACCCATCTAGACTAGACCACgacctctcttttttgaaagaAATATCCCACAAAAGCTTACATACACCAGCCTTGTTCCATAGTTCTATGTCTTTAACATTCCACCCACCAGCCACTTTAGGCAAGCACAAATCTTTCCAAGCCACTTAAGTTTTTTTAGTAGGGTCTGAGTTACCTGTCCACAGGAAAACCCTGCAGAACTGCTGAATTTCTTTAATTTCTTTCTTATGAATCACAGAAAGACTGAAGACTCAACAATACAGCTTTAACAAGTTGTAATCTTCCACAGTCTAGGTCTTGATTCTAGAAGTAACTTTATCAATGAGAGGTCTACAATTCTACATTGCCCATAAGACAACTTCTTGGTTGAAAGAAGCACATTAAGGTAAAAGGGAACTCACTAGCTGGCATTTGAAGAGTATCCAGGATCTTGCCTCTGATGAAATCAGAAACACCACCTATGTAGAAGACTAGACGTTTTTTTGGTCTTCTAAATTTGCCTTAACACCAGAAGCGCAAGAAAAAGGCATAAAGCTTGCATCTTCATGGATACGTAGATTTTTTATCTCCTCTAGAGAAGAGGAGtaaatcatctgcaaacatgaCATGAGTAATCAGTAATGCCAAGCCTTTCACACTTAGGATGAAAGTTGAAATTTGGATCCTTAGTCAGTCGaccgtacatttatttgtacacTTGTATTCCGGGAAAGGTCCCACTATTATTTAAATACATCTCTTTTCTGCTGGCGCACATAATTTTTTCACAAGTTTTTTTTACTTTCGCACCTAAGGCACTGGGAACTCCAAATCACCTTGGTGCGCCTTGAGCCTTTGTATACGTTCTCTAAAACCAGGAGGGTAGTTTGGTGAAAGCAAATAATGACACTGTATAATTTCGCATAAATTATTTTCTGCAAAAGAATGACATAGTGGAtgaagggagtatttctttttgtttttcgtTGTTTAATTACAGTTTCCTGTTTTCTCTTGTTATTGCAGATAATAAATCAAATGTAGGAGGCTCCAAGTAACTCCAATGTCCACATTAGAAGGTACGTCTCAGCTCGCATCGGTTTTCCTTGCTTACGGTTCTGTCGCAACTGGATAAGTGATATTGATTACAAGATAAGTATATACATTGTTTGTTAGGAATATACTTTTTATAATCTGTAAAAGTTGTCGAATTTGTTGCTATAATCTGTTTGCTCTTTTAGATTTGGGACTATGTTTTGCCTGTACATTTCTATGAGCACGGTCAACTTATGAGCCGACAATAATGTAACCTTGAAGACATGGTCTTTTTTCTGATCTAAATTCTAAAATCTTGCATTTTAGTCTTTTGTCAATTGTACATTACTGGTTTACTGACTGAAGATGTGCTTATATCAATCTAATTGAAATTAGGAATACATGCAGTAGCGGATAGGAGTATAAGATCAACTGGTCAAGATGGGGAGTTTTGTGCGTTTGTTTCATTTGTCTGATTCAGGTCCCATTAGATATTTAGGTGATACGGAGATTTGAAATCACCTTGTAATGATTCCAATGCTACAATGAAAAGGCCATTTGTTATTTCTCTGATGGTATCCAACTCTTTTGAGGGTGGAGGGGGTTGGGCCAAATTGCTGAATGGAAATAGCTGTTTGTGACGTAATAGATTTGAAACCATGGGATCTggagaatatatttttttaaatgcaAGGTCCTCATGTGTCGGGCCTTAGAATATGAAAGGAACTAAAGAGGCAAGTGTGCCCTGTCAATAAAAAAAAGGAGGCAAATTGGATGATTGGGCTTGTTTATGAAGTAATAAGTTTGAATGGAAGCCAACATGTTAAGAACTAAATCATAGACTTGTTTCTTCTGGAAGAATTCTACGTGGAGAAGAAACAATTGATTAAGTTTTCTAGGTTAATCTTGATGATATGATGAGTGATTTTCATCATTTGGTTTTCCTGGGCATGTTGCTCTTTAATGTGTTTATTTTGAAGCAAGCTTCATGTTGCCATTTTGGGTCAATTGTTGCGGTTTGTCATGTTCGCCTGTTGGAGTACAACCCAAATGCTTGCGCAATATGGTTAAAAATATGTTGTAGTTTGGTTTTCATCTCAGCACAGATTTGAGGGCAAGTCTTTCATAAGGATGGCGGAATGTTAGGGGAGCTAGTGTAACATAATTCCTATAATTCTGGAAATTGATGTTAGCTTAAGTTGTAAAAACAGGGTTTGAATCCTTGTAATAGCTCATTCAAGAAaatcattcattatcattaccccattgcctcaaagaggctcccgcaacaaCCGGAGTAAGGGGGGTCGGACGTaagcaaccttacccctgcaattgcaaagaggttgtttccaattgacccaaaagcgataacgggacgtcgggatgaccatcttctacttcatggaaaggaagcgaaaaggttttaagagccattttgatttagttcattcaagaaaataaaCAAAAGAATTTCTTTCTCTCTGAATTTCGATTCATCTTCTTCTAAATTATGTGTTTTTCTTTCTGTTCTGTAAGTTCTGGCAGTTGGGCAAAGCTCCTGCATCAAATTACAATGGAAACGGGGGGGATATTTTGAGGAAGCTTGTTCAGACTGTTATCGGATAATTGACATCAAATGGACATCTAGATATTTCCTCCAATGTCTTCTATCTATTAAGCATGGGCATATCAGGCCCTACTTTCGTTGACAATACTTGTTGGAAATAAGGCTAAAACTAAAAATGCATATGAAATGTTACCAAAACATTGGTGTCACTAAAAaccttagaaaataaaaaacacaAATGCGGGAGAAATATGAATACCTTAAACAGCTGCTAGCGCGCAAGTAAATCAAAGATGAAGAAATGCAATTTGATCCTGCTGGTTCTAAGAGCCCATGATTTCATATGATGCTGCTGGTTCTAAGAGCCCGTGATTTCATATGTATTGTTTTAATCTGAAAACCCTTGATCTGGAAGTTGATATATCAAAGATGAAGAAATGCAATGTTAGGGGTTATGGTTGAAGAAGGGACGTAAAGTAATCTGTTGCAAACACATCCTTCCTCTGTTTTTGATAATTGTAACACGCAGGGGTTGTACAATTTTCTGGGAGAGGTGAGAGATAGAGAGAAAAAATGCGGTCCCATTGCCAAAAGTGGTAATGTCGCAAGCTTGCTACTAAATGCAACTTCCAAAAAGGGGAAACATTGCAATTGAAAACAGAGACAATACTATATTTAGGACCATCAAAATACACATTATTCTGAAATATGTGCTGCACTAGCCAGGTTGCTCTGTACTCGAGATGAAAATATACAGTAATAGAACCAGGCCCCTTAAAACTAAGCTTGCCACATCATTGCCTAGCTGCTGCAAGTTAGGTTTTGTTTTTTACCCCTTTGTTACTGCAGCATTTGTCTTGGAACTGGGATTGAGTTAAATTAAAATTGTTGCTCGAAAACCTCCATTGACTAATCTTAAAtttgttgtgttctttttaactttATTCTAGTGTGTGTTTTTTATGTATCAAGAAAATTCTATTATTTCTAATTTTAGGTAGCCAAATCTTGACCAATGATGCAATTTTTTTCCTAGTACATACTGCATAGTGAGGGAAATTCTGATATGCCAAAGACTTTAGTTTGTACAATTTGGTTCTGTGGCTGAGTCGATTGGCATCTGATATAATGTTGTTTTACAGTCTTTGTATATTACTAATTAGCTCCCTGATTTTCTTTACCCATATTGTTATTTGTTTCATTGGACCATTTCTCACATATTCATTCCCCTCTGTGTGCTTTGTGCTATATTGATTATGTACTATAAAGGGTTCAGATTGTGGTTTCCTGTTTTTTCTATCTGCTTGGTGCATTCTGTGACCATAATGGAAAATCATTTGGGTTAGAATCCAATCTATCTTTGACACAACCTGTCTCTTAGCCCCTATACTGCAGAAAAACTAAAGGACTGTTATTAGAAACAGTCCAATTTACATAACTAAAAAAACCCTATTATATGACATTCATAGTCATCATCTTGCCCTGCCGTACTGATGCCAACTGGGTATGTCCTGGGTGCAGACATGGATTGTGGGTCAGACACAGCTGTTCTTGCATATAATTGACCAAGTTTTTGTatgaaaaaagaaataaaatcagaactttGTCTCCCTTTAGACAAAGTGGGATATGGAAAATGGCAATCTTTAATCTGATCTGGAAAAGTAATCAATTTTATCCAGGTCTTGATTTAACTTTGTAAACCCTATATTTTGAAATCGAGGCATCAACTCGAGCGGAAATAGGATGGAACAGTCAGGCAAACTTGCGTAAGTGAACTCTCATCAGTTGTTTTGTTGTTTCTTATTGATGGTTATCATCGGTCAACAGATAGAGATGTAGGGTGTATGACTGCTTGTGTAACAGTCAGCTCAGATTGAGCTCACTGAGACTTTGATCCAGTAACTTGGTCCTATTAAGAACGGATATATGGAGAATAGGGAATTGTAATATGGAGTATGTAATTGAATGAATGTACAAATGATAACAGTTGAGCTATTTATATAAAATCAACTCAAAGTACCGAAATGACAATAGTTAAACAAACCGTTAACTACTTTTCCTGCCAAAAGCTACATATAGATTTCTAACAGAATTCCTAAATTGGCACCTAATGTAACTAACTATTACAGGTTGGTTGCTACTGTTAGACTGTTAGTGCTTGCTTTGATTTGAACCATGTCATGAAAGCAAGAGAGGTTAGTTGGCTTCTGTGGAAGTTGTTAGCTGGTCAAAAATACAATTACgagtattatttatttattactctGTTTTCGTTACGGGCATTGCTTTCGTTTGCTTTCTTAATGAAGATATTTGTAGTTTTCTTTTCACCGGTTTATTACTAACATTAACACGATGTTTGCAAATGATTTCACAGGTCCTATGCACATGTACATACATGTATTCCATCAGTCGGCCTACTTGAACGATCTGAACTATTGGAAGGACTGAGGGCATGTAAAATGTGGTCGCACATGATACAATCATCTAGATTCTGGATGTTGTATTAGCATTCAACCCTCAGGGATTTGATTATATACATTCAGCTCTTCATGCACACTACTAACTCTCGGTGGAGCTTGATTTGATTTATGTACACAGCTGGGTGCTTTTCTCTTCAGTTGAGAGTTTAAGCCGGAGAAATGAAGTATGCATTCCAAGGCCTGGGGTTTGATTTTTCCTGTTCAGTGTTTCTTCCTTGTGGGAACTTTTGGTTGTACTTTTGGGGGTTTGTTTCTTCCTTTTTACTATCCTTGTGAAAACTTTTGGCTTTCGATGTTTGTCAGAAGATTCTTGTATAATGATCACTATATTTAACACAATTCAAATCATTCCCCTGAAGAGAAGTCACTGGCATGAAGAAcctcttttttgtttttaattttttgtaagGCACCGATGAATTCGAGTTGTTTTTTTATCCTGGAATGGTGAAACGTCTAAAAAGATGGcacatacttcctctgtttctaAATGTTTTTTCCCATTTGTCTTTGGCACCCTTGCCAATGCACATTTTATATCGTTAATATTTTGAACTGCGTGTTATCAAAAATTGTAAAATTTTCATATTGTTCaagtatttattgagacgaattcTGGATTTTTTTGATATGCTTCTCAAGCACTTTTTCTTGTCAGTTTTGGTGGAAATTTTTACTTCCGAGACAACAAAGTTGCCCGCTTGTATTTAGCATTAGCAATAGGCAGAATCATACAACATCGAGAATGAAGCAGAGATCACAACCATTTTGAGGAAGTACCACATCAGTACAAAGGAATCAGGAACTTTAAACTGATTATCTCAACTAGAATCAGAATGCAACTGGAGCATTATTATCAATTTCAAATAATTACATAAAACATTTCTATCATGCATTTGTGTATAAAGAAGTTTGTCTGCGGGATGTTTAGACTGGTAAACCCTCGAGGTCATACTGCATGACGAGCCTTTCCATTGTGTTCCTACTCAATACTTTCCTGTCATAAAGTTGTTCCAAAACTATTGCTGCTAGTTCCATTTCTTCTTCATGAGCTATGCCTTCGACAATAATAGTATAAGTCATCTCATTTGGCTTATATCCTTTTTCTACCATCATTTGAAAGATATCCAAAGACAAATCAGTTCTATGAGATTTGCATAATCCAAGTATAAGAGCATTACAATTATCAACATCTGGTCTGCAATTATTTCCTTCCATCAACATGAAAATCTCAACTGCTGCACCTAACATTCCTTCCATACACAACCCTCTCAACAACGTTGAATAAGTATAAGAATCAGGTGTGAATCCATACTTTGTCATCTCGTTCAGTAGCTTCAATGCCGGGTATGTATTATTTTTCCTGCACAAGCTTGTAATCACAGTTTTATAAAAGTCCTGAGTTGAAAAGTTAGATTTGCTACCTAAGCTTTGGATGATGGAGAATGCCTCCTGAACTAATCCATCTTCACAAAGTACAGCAATTGAATTGTATGTTCCTTCATTAGGATAGCACTGCTGCAAAATCATCTCGTCTAAGCACTTCATAACTTGATCCACCTTCCCCTCCTTGCAGAAATGTGTAATAATGGGGTTGTAGGTGGCTCCTGTTGGTTTGAATCCTGCCCTCATCATTTCTTCTAATACCACAAACGCCTGATCAACTTGGCCGTGAAGAGCAAGTGAACTGACCAAAATGTTATAAGTAACAACAGATGGGGCACGTTCTCCATCATCCATTTCAGCTAGAAGCTCATACGCCTCATTCCACCGTTCTTCACAACATAGAGTCCTCA encodes:
- the LOC110805343 gene encoding pentatricopeptide repeat-containing protein At1g79080, chloroplastic encodes the protein MATLLQSLSPITNPCLESTVKASGFFSQIPNLHTLSLNKGFSRVLASNQVTISSNSVFTLPNWRTGKNDPKTKEIKVNDAFLYLEYMVEKGHKPDKGQATQLLYDLCKLSKVRKAIRVMEMIVNSGVKPDATSYTFLVNHLCKRGNVGYAMQLVERMEESGYPTNTVTYNSLVKGLCMLGNLNKSLQLLDRLRKKGLEPNVFTYSFLLEAAYKERGVDEAARLLDEIIAKGGKPNLVSYNVLLTGLCKEGRTEEAITFFRNLPQKGFEPNVVTYNIMLRTLCCEERWNEAYELLAEMDDGERAPSVVTYNILVSSLALHGQVDQAFVVLEEMMRAGFKPTGATYNPIITHFCKEGKVDQVMKCLDEMILQQCYPNEGTYNSIAVLCEDGLVQEAFSIIQSLGSKSNFSTQDFYKTVITSLCRKNNTYPALKLLNEMTKYGFTPDSYTYSTLLRGLCMEGMLGAAVEIFMLMEGNNCRPDVDNCNALILGLCKSHRTDLSLDIFQMMVEKGYKPNEMTYTIIVEGIAHEEEMELAAIVLEQLYDRKVLSRNTMERLVMQYDLEGLPV
- the LOC110805351 gene encoding uncharacterized protein isoform X1, which translates into the protein MSNSDTISIGIAANDDSYSVIPTIFSPECDNNNVNDDNIAGSSEALAEGISTMLAGVIRDFDSKAEDASRSQFQLISALDRLTSGFCDAWIIHFMRRDAVCLPKVEELDQLLEDAPLPFIMQHATKLSNVRKRVSSLNLLLRSVQHRLDNIDRMMSIGSLDNKSNVGGSK